A single window of Cytobacillus dafuensis DNA harbors:
- the pfkA gene encoding 6-phosphofructokinase yields the protein MKRIGVLTSGGDSPGMNAAIRAVVRKAIFHNIEVFGVYGGYSGLISGNIKKLELGSVGDIIHRGGTVLFSARCEEFKTKEGQQKGIEQLKNKGIEALVVIGGDGSYQGAKALTELGFPCIGVPGTIDNDIAGTQYTIGFDTAINTVIDAVDKIRDTATSHERTFIIEVMGRNAGDIALWAGLAGGAETILIPEENYNMDEIAQRLMKGHERGKRHSIIIVAEGVATGMEFAKQVEEATNFDTRVSVLGHMQRGGSPTAFDRVLASRLGARAVELLLEGKGGRAVGVENNQVVDHNLSEILGIKHTIDLTLYNLSKELSI from the coding sequence ATGAAACGAATTGGTGTGCTTACGAGTGGTGGAGATTCTCCAGGAATGAACGCCGCTATTCGTGCAGTTGTTAGGAAGGCGATTTTTCACAATATCGAGGTTTTTGGTGTATATGGAGGATATTCTGGCTTAATAAGCGGTAATATAAAAAAACTTGAGCTTGGATCTGTTGGAGATATTATTCATCGTGGAGGAACAGTTCTTTTCTCTGCAAGATGTGAGGAATTCAAAACCAAAGAGGGCCAACAAAAAGGGATTGAACAATTAAAGAATAAAGGAATTGAAGCATTAGTTGTCATTGGGGGAGATGGATCTTATCAAGGAGCTAAAGCACTAACTGAGCTTGGATTCCCTTGTATCGGTGTCCCAGGAACAATTGATAATGATATTGCAGGAACACAGTATACAATCGGTTTTGATACAGCAATTAATACAGTTATTGACGCGGTAGATAAAATTCGAGATACGGCGACTTCACATGAAAGAACATTTATTATTGAAGTGATGGGAAGGAATGCTGGAGATATTGCTCTTTGGGCAGGGCTTGCAGGGGGAGCAGAAACGATTCTAATCCCTGAAGAGAATTATAATATGGATGAAATAGCACAAAGATTAATGAAGGGGCATGAACGGGGGAAAAGACACAGTATCATTATTGTGGCAGAAGGTGTAGCAACTGGGATGGAATTTGCGAAGCAAGTTGAAGAAGCGACAAACTTTGATACAAGAGTGTCTGTCTTAGGACATATGCAGCGAGGCGGGTCACCAACGGCATTCGATCGTGTTCTAGCAAGCAGACTTGGTGCTAGAGCGGTAGAACTTCTTCTTGAAGGTAAAGGAGGACGCGCTGTTGGGGTCGAAAATAATCAAGTCGTTGACCATAATTTAAGTGAAATCCTAGGAATAAAGCATACAATCGATCTTACTCTTTATAATTTATCAAAAGAGCTTTCGATTTAA
- the accA gene encoding acetyl-CoA carboxylase carboxyl transferase subunit alpha has protein sequence MVGELEFERPVTELRKKIAELKEFTKNAEVDLSAEIEKLEARLEKLEKDIYENMKPWDRVQIARHPGRPTTLDYISLLFTDFFECHGDRTYADDEAIVGGIAKFKGLPITVIGHQRGKDTKENIRRNFGMPHPEGYRKALRLMKQAEKFRRPIICFIDTKGAYPGKAAEERGQSEAIARNLFEMAGLKVPVICIVIGEGGSGGALALGVGNQIHMLENSTYSVISPEGAAAILWKDASQAKRAAESMRITAPDLKELGVVDEIIPEVKGGAHKNVNEQAKNIENLLLSSLKELRGLSEDELVAHRYDKYKAIGKYSFLKEFIGVK, from the coding sequence ATGGTAGGAGAACTTGAATTCGAACGTCCAGTTACAGAACTAAGAAAAAAAATAGCAGAGCTAAAAGAATTTACAAAAAATGCTGAGGTTGATTTATCAGCTGAAATAGAGAAATTGGAAGCTCGATTAGAAAAATTAGAAAAAGATATTTATGAAAATATGAAACCGTGGGATCGAGTACAAATTGCACGCCATCCAGGTCGTCCAACAACTTTGGATTATATTTCACTCCTTTTTACTGATTTCTTTGAATGTCATGGAGATCGAACTTATGCTGATGATGAGGCAATTGTTGGTGGGATTGCTAAATTTAAAGGGCTTCCTATTACGGTAATAGGTCATCAGCGTGGGAAAGATACAAAAGAAAATATTCGTAGAAATTTTGGAATGCCTCATCCTGAAGGGTATCGTAAAGCATTAAGATTAATGAAACAGGCTGAAAAATTTAGACGTCCAATCATCTGCTTTATCGACACAAAAGGGGCTTACCCAGGAAAAGCAGCAGAAGAACGCGGGCAAAGTGAAGCGATTGCCAGGAATCTATTTGAGATGGCCGGTTTAAAAGTACCTGTGATATGCATCGTAATTGGAGAAGGTGGAAGCGGTGGTGCGCTGGCACTAGGAGTAGGAAATCAAATTCATATGCTTGAGAATTCAACCTATTCGGTAATATCACCAGAAGGTGCTGCGGCCATTCTATGGAAGGATGCCTCTCAAGCTAAAAGGGCTGCGGAAAGTATGAGAATCACTGCTCCTGATCTAAAGGAATTAGGTGTTGTTGATGAAATCATCCCTGAAGTTAAGGGCGGAGCACATAAAAATGTAAACGAGCAGGCAAAAAATATTGAGAACCTTCTACTATCATCCTTAAAAGAGCTTAGAGGATTATCTGAGGACGAATTAGTCGCTCATCGATATGATAAGTACAAAGCAATTGGAAAATATTCTTTTTTAAAGGAATTTATTGGGGTAAAATAA
- the accD gene encoding acetyl-CoA carboxylase, carboxyltransferase subunit beta has product MLKEIFSKPKKKKYATIPSETAKQDVPEGIMTKCPNCKKIMYTKELVKNLKVCFHCQYHHSMNSKERLGSFLDENSFEELNADMISENPLNFPDYIEKLEKDRKKSGINEAVVTGIGMVEGQKVVVAVMDSTFRMGSMGSVVGEKITLAIEEADELSVPFIIFTASGGARMQEGVLSLMQMAKTSVALKRFSDNGGLIISIMTHPTTGGVSASFASLGDYNLAEPGALIGFAGRRIIEQTIREELPEDFQTAEFLLKHGQLDAVISRLEMKEKIASILSIHQHGGDLEW; this is encoded by the coding sequence TTGCTTAAAGAGATTTTTTCAAAACCAAAAAAGAAGAAATATGCAACAATCCCTTCGGAAACAGCCAAGCAGGATGTACCAGAAGGAATTATGACGAAGTGTCCGAACTGCAAAAAGATTATGTATACTAAGGAACTAGTCAAAAATTTAAAGGTTTGTTTTCATTGCCAATATCATCATTCAATGAACTCAAAAGAAAGACTGGGAAGCTTCCTAGATGAAAATAGTTTTGAAGAATTGAATGCTGATATGATATCGGAAAATCCGCTGAATTTTCCAGATTATATTGAGAAGCTTGAAAAAGACCGTAAAAAAAGTGGGATAAATGAAGCGGTAGTAACTGGAATTGGTATGGTAGAAGGACAAAAAGTGGTCGTAGCCGTTATGGATTCTACCTTTCGAATGGGGAGCATGGGATCTGTAGTAGGTGAGAAAATAACCCTTGCTATTGAAGAGGCAGATGAGTTATCCGTTCCGTTTATCATTTTTACAGCATCAGGTGGAGCTCGGATGCAGGAGGGTGTACTCAGTCTCATGCAGATGGCTAAAACGAGTGTTGCTTTGAAAAGATTTAGTGACAATGGCGGATTGATCATATCGATCATGACACATCCAACAACAGGCGGTGTATCAGCAAGCTTCGCATCTTTAGGTGACTATAATTTAGCGGAGCCTGGCGCATTAATTGGCTTTGCCGGAAGAAGAATCATTGAGCAAACGATTCGTGAAGAATTGCCAGAAGATTTTCAGACTGCTGAATTCCTATTAAAGCATGGACAATTAGACGCTGTAATCTCTAGACTTGAAATGAAAGAAAAGATTGCATCGATTCTGTCTATACATCAACATGGGGGTGACCTCGAATGGTAG
- a CDS encoding FadR/GntR family transcriptional regulator — MIDRDGLKPGDKLPSERELSERLIVGRSSVREALRALELLGLIETRRGEGTFIRDFQGHQLVQLLSTFILRDEKAKKDIVETKYLIEMDCLLLVQNKSNDDQLLSFKSWADSAVFTDDEFFLKVAMLADNHLFLRIWTILKDYYNSLKMDKVETTKLEYMNVINTLLSRQRAELREAYRSLRKMSNV; from the coding sequence ATGATTGATAGAGATGGATTGAAGCCTGGTGATAAATTGCCTTCTGAACGTGAGCTATCGGAGCGCCTGATTGTAGGGCGCTCTTCCGTTCGTGAAGCATTGAGGGCTCTTGAACTCCTAGGTTTAATTGAAACCAGAAGGGGAGAAGGAACCTTTATTCGTGATTTTCAGGGACACCAGCTTGTGCAATTGTTAAGTACCTTTATATTGCGAGATGAAAAAGCGAAAAAGGATATAGTAGAAACAAAATATTTAATTGAAATGGATTGCTTGCTGTTAGTTCAAAATAAATCAAATGACGATCAATTGTTGAGCTTCAAAAGCTGGGCAGATTCTGCCGTCTTTACAGATGACGAGTTTTTCCTGAAGGTTGCTATGCTAGCAGACAATCATCTTTTTCTTAGAATTTGGACAATATTAAAAGACTATTATAATTCATTAAAAATGGACAAGGTAGAAACGACAAAGCTTGAGTATATGAATGTAATAAATACATTGTTATCCAGACAAAGAGCAGAACTTAGGGAAGCCTATAGAAGCTTAAGAAAAATGTCGAATGTTTAA
- a CDS encoding NAD(P)-dependent malic enzyme, which yields MTLREEALHMHRVNKGKLESKSKVPVRDARDLSLAYSPGVAEPCKEIYDKPETVYEYTMKGNMVAVVSDGTAVLGLGNIGPEAALPVMEGKAVLFKSFAGVDAFPICLNTTDIDKIVETVKLLEPTFGGINLEDIAAPNCFAIEERLKKEANIPVFHDDQHGTAIVTVAGLVNALKITGKKMNEIRVVANGAGAAGIAIIKLLYTYGVRDIIMCDTKGAIFEGRPQGMNEVKNNVAKFTNRDKLQGSLADVIKGADVFIGVSAAGALTSEMVSSMNQDPIIFAMANPTPEIMPEEAKTAGAAVIGTGRSDFPNQVNNVLAFPGIFRGALDVRATHINERMKIAAVEAIAGLVKESELNADYVIPGPFDPRVAPEVAAAVAKSAMETGVARIKVDPEEIKEKTRKLADIGKSE from the coding sequence ATGACTTTACGTGAAGAAGCTCTTCACATGCATAGAGTGAACAAAGGAAAACTGGAATCAAAGTCCAAAGTACCAGTGAGGGATGCTAGGGACTTGAGTCTCGCCTACTCACCTGGTGTTGCTGAGCCTTGTAAGGAAATTTATGATAAGCCTGAAACAGTATATGAATATACGATGAAAGGCAATATGGTTGCTGTGGTTTCAGATGGAACAGCTGTACTTGGTCTTGGAAATATTGGTCCAGAAGCTGCTCTCCCTGTTATGGAAGGAAAAGCTGTTCTTTTTAAAAGCTTTGCAGGGGTAGATGCCTTTCCAATTTGTTTAAATACTACGGATATTGATAAAATAGTTGAAACCGTTAAATTACTAGAACCGACATTTGGTGGAATTAATCTGGAGGATATTGCTGCTCCAAATTGCTTTGCTATTGAAGAAAGATTAAAGAAAGAAGCAAATATTCCTGTCTTCCATGATGATCAGCATGGAACTGCTATTGTAACGGTTGCAGGGCTTGTTAACGCACTAAAAATAACTGGTAAAAAAATGAATGAAATTCGTGTAGTTGCAAATGGTGCTGGTGCTGCTGGTATTGCGATTATTAAACTTCTCTATACCTATGGTGTTCGAGATATTATTATGTGTGACACAAAGGGTGCAATCTTCGAAGGTCGTCCACAAGGAATGAATGAAGTAAAAAATAATGTGGCGAAATTTACAAATCGTGATAAATTGCAAGGAAGCTTAGCTGATGTAATAAAAGGTGCTGACGTATTTATTGGTGTTTCTGCAGCAGGTGCATTGACATCAGAAATGGTTAGTTCGATGAATCAAGATCCAATTATATTTGCGATGGCAAATCCTACACCAGAAATTATGCCTGAGGAAGCAAAGACTGCTGGAGCAGCTGTCATTGGAACAGGAAGATCAGATTTCCCGAACCAAGTAAACAATGTCCTTGCATTCCCTGGGATTTTCCGTGGTGCATTAGATGTTCGAGCAACTCATATTAATGAAAGAATGAAGATTGCAGCTGTAGAAGCGATTGCTGGTCTTGTAAAAGAAAGCGAACTAAATGCAGATTATGTCATTCCAGGTCCTTTTGACCCAAGGGTGGCTCCTGAGGTTGCCGCAGCAGTAGCTAAATCAGCTATGGAAACAGGTGTAGCTCGAATCAAAGTAGATCCAGAAGAAATTAAAGAAAAAACACGAAAACTCGCAGATATTGGGAAAAGTGAGTGA
- the dnaE gene encoding DNA polymerase III subunit alpha, with the protein MSFIHLHVYSAYSLLTSTAPIEQLVADAKQKGFSSLALTDRNVMYGAIAFYKECLKQSIKPIIGLTVDVLSEITPSNAYPLVLLAKNKIGFQNLVKISSVVQTKSHEGIPLKWLKAYSHGLIAISPGMEGEIEQYLSHDEYDKAKEVAELYKGLFEKKHFYLSLQNHRIDQEIKILPSLVRISSETDIELTVTNQVYYLSKEDAFAQGCLLAIKNGEKIQDDAREHLNSDEYHLKTSTEMVELFVEYPSALENTLKIADKCNVSLELNQQNLPKYPVDKDTSAYELLEEICWKGFKERYSTIHDEHQRRLSYELQIIKKMKFSDYFLIVWDFMRFSRENGILTGPGRGSAAGSMVAYVLYITDVDPIEHKLLFERFLNPERISMPDIDIDFPDHRRDEVIKYVSNKYGDLHVAQIITFGTLAAKAAVRDVGRAFGLNPKELDNLSRRIPSKLGMTLKDAYKESEALRMFVKESDFNRKLFETTLKIEGLPRHTSTHAAGVVISEKPLVNVIPIQNGHDNVYLTQYSMEHLEDVGLLKMDFLGLRNLSLIENILTSIKRKTGKEIKIKEIPLDDEATFTLLSRGETTGIFQLEAQAVRRVLTRLRPTCFDDIVAVNALNRPGPMDNIPLFIERKHGKQKVTYPHPDLIPILENTYGVIVYQEQIMQIAAKMAGFTLGEADLLRRAVSKKQKEVLDKERSHFVNGALNKGYNEKTANEIYDLIVRFANYGFNRSHAVAYSFISYQLAYLKSHYPLHFMAALLSSAIGNEEKVSQYIRELKQMNIKILPPSINNSGYTFLVEKDAIRYSLSAIKGLGVSVLKEIFSSRKNKKFDDLFDFCIRVSSKAINRKVMEAFIHSGSFDEFGQDRAVLLASLDAAIDHANLLKADDEQIDFFADGDFFPKPKYTEVDPIRSEDKLSFEKEVLGLYLSDHPVSIFETYLPLLGANPLNHLQPNMKKAKAVVYLTNIKKIRTKKNVPMAFLSVSDQTEEIEAVVFPTTFSKFSSLLKQGNILVIEGKIEEKDGKRQFIIDKCEDVKAAIEEEENKDPVLYLKITRENENAEVLHFLKKLFGENEGNIQVVLYYESTKKSIRLGEEDMVNPGENFIRKIKSSLGESNVILKK; encoded by the coding sequence TTGTCATTTATTCACCTTCATGTATATAGTGCGTATTCCTTGTTAACTAGTACTGCACCTATTGAGCAATTGGTTGCAGACGCAAAGCAAAAAGGTTTTTCTTCACTAGCATTAACGGATCGTAATGTCATGTACGGTGCGATTGCTTTTTATAAGGAATGCTTAAAGCAATCAATCAAGCCTATCATTGGCTTAACAGTTGATGTACTTAGCGAAATAACTCCTTCTAATGCCTATCCGCTCGTCCTTCTTGCAAAAAACAAAATAGGATTTCAAAATCTAGTAAAAATTTCTAGTGTTGTTCAGACGAAATCTCATGAGGGAATTCCGTTGAAATGGCTCAAAGCGTATTCACATGGTCTAATTGCAATAAGTCCTGGAATGGAAGGGGAAATAGAGCAGTATTTGAGCCATGATGAATATGATAAAGCAAAAGAAGTGGCGGAATTATATAAAGGATTGTTTGAAAAAAAACATTTTTATCTCTCCCTGCAGAATCATCGTATTGATCAAGAAATAAAAATACTTCCTAGTTTAGTTCGTATTTCAAGTGAAACAGACATCGAATTAACGGTAACGAATCAAGTTTATTATTTATCAAAAGAGGATGCATTTGCGCAAGGTTGCCTGCTGGCAATAAAAAATGGTGAGAAAATACAGGATGATGCTAGAGAACATCTAAATAGTGATGAATACCACTTAAAGACTTCAACTGAAATGGTAGAATTGTTTGTGGAATATCCATCGGCTCTGGAAAACACACTGAAAATTGCTGACAAATGTAATGTTAGTCTTGAACTTAATCAGCAAAACTTGCCTAAGTATCCAGTTGATAAAGATACATCTGCTTACGAGCTGTTAGAGGAGATTTGTTGGAAGGGCTTTAAAGAAAGATATTCAACTATTCATGATGAGCATCAAAGAAGATTATCATATGAACTTCAAATTATAAAAAAAATGAAGTTTAGTGATTATTTCTTAATTGTTTGGGATTTTATGAGGTTTTCAAGAGAGAATGGGATCTTAACAGGGCCAGGCCGGGGATCGGCAGCTGGATCAATGGTAGCGTATGTTTTGTATATTACGGATGTCGATCCTATTGAGCACAAGCTGCTATTCGAGCGCTTCCTTAATCCAGAGCGTATTTCAATGCCTGATATTGATATTGACTTTCCGGATCATCGAAGGGATGAAGTGATCAAATATGTTTCCAACAAATATGGAGATTTGCATGTTGCACAAATCATCACTTTTGGAACACTTGCGGCAAAGGCTGCAGTACGTGATGTAGGACGAGCTTTCGGGTTAAATCCTAAGGAATTGGATAATCTTTCGAGAAGAATTCCATCTAAATTGGGAATGACGCTTAAAGATGCTTATAAGGAATCTGAGGCGTTAAGAATGTTTGTAAAGGAGTCAGATTTTAATCGCAAGCTATTTGAAACTACACTTAAAATTGAAGGCTTGCCAAGACATACTTCCACACATGCTGCAGGTGTTGTTATTAGTGAAAAGCCATTAGTAAATGTCATTCCAATCCAGAATGGCCATGATAATGTTTATTTAACTCAGTATTCGATGGAGCATTTAGAAGATGTCGGTTTATTGAAAATGGACTTCCTTGGATTAAGAAATTTATCCTTGATTGAGAATATTTTAACCTCGATCAAAAGAAAGACAGGGAAAGAAATCAAGATTAAAGAGATTCCACTAGATGATGAAGCAACCTTTACGTTATTAAGCAGAGGAGAAACGACTGGTATTTTTCAGCTTGAAGCCCAAGCAGTCAGAAGAGTTTTAACGAGACTTAGACCTACCTGCTTTGATGATATAGTGGCTGTTAACGCTTTAAATCGTCCAGGTCCTATGGATAATATTCCATTATTTATTGAAAGAAAGCATGGTAAGCAAAAGGTTACTTATCCACATCCTGATCTAATTCCAATCCTAGAGAATACGTACGGTGTCATAGTTTATCAGGAACAGATCATGCAAATAGCGGCAAAAATGGCAGGATTCACATTAGGAGAAGCAGATTTACTAAGGAGAGCTGTCAGCAAGAAGCAAAAAGAGGTCCTTGACAAGGAGCGTAGTCATTTTGTAAACGGGGCATTGAACAAAGGGTATAACGAAAAAACAGCGAATGAAATTTATGATTTAATCGTCCGCTTTGCAAACTATGGCTTTAACCGAAGTCATGCTGTCGCCTATAGCTTTATTTCTTATCAGTTAGCGTATTTAAAGAGTCATTATCCACTACATTTTATGGCTGCCCTTCTAAGTTCAGCTATAGGAAATGAGGAAAAGGTTTCACAATATATTCGAGAACTTAAACAAATGAATATTAAAATACTTCCTCCCTCTATCAACAATAGCGGCTATACATTTTTAGTAGAAAAAGATGCGATAAGATACAGTTTATCAGCCATAAAAGGCCTTGGTGTGTCTGTGTTAAAGGAAATATTTAGCTCGAGGAAAAATAAGAAATTCGACGATTTATTTGATTTTTGTATTAGAGTATCTTCTAAAGCCATTAATCGTAAAGTGATGGAGGCATTCATACATTCAGGAAGCTTTGATGAATTTGGACAAGACCGGGCTGTCCTTCTTGCAAGCCTGGATGCTGCAATCGATCATGCCAATTTATTGAAGGCTGATGATGAACAAATTGATTTCTTTGCTGACGGTGATTTTTTTCCAAAGCCAAAATATACAGAAGTAGACCCAATTCGTTCAGAGGATAAGCTTTCGTTTGAAAAAGAAGTGCTAGGACTGTATCTTTCAGATCACCCAGTTTCAATATTTGAGACGTATTTACCTCTATTAGGTGCAAATCCGCTTAACCATTTACAGCCCAACATGAAAAAAGCGAAGGCTGTTGTATACTTGACAAATATCAAAAAGATCCGTACGAAAAAAAATGTACCTATGGCTTTTTTATCTGTTAGTGACCAAACAGAGGAAATAGAAGCAGTTGTGTTTCCAACTACATTCAGCAAGTTCTCATCTCTATTAAAACAAGGAAATATTCTTGTCATTGAGGGTAAGATCGAAGAAAAGGATGGGAAACGTCAATTTATTATTGATAAGTGTGAAGATGTGAAAGCGGCTATAGAAGAGGAAGAAAATAAAGACCCAGTATTGTATTTAAAAATTACAAGAGAAAATGAAAATGCAGAAGTTCTTCATTTCTTAAAAAAATTATTTGGAGAAAATGAAGGAAACATTCAAGTTGTGTTATATTATGAAAGCACCAAAAAGAGCATTCGTTTAGGTGAAGAGGATATGGTAAATCCTGGTGAAAACTTCATCCGAAAAATTAAATCATCCCTTGGCGAAAGTAATGTTATTTTAAAGAAATAG
- a CDS encoding YtrH family sporulation protein, with protein MNDQPFFASLIESYFIALGVVIGGSIIGGLAAFLTGKPPLTEVIRISNIIRIWAIIAAIGGTFDTVYSFEKGFLDGQTKDLFKQFLLILSALGGAQTAAMLINWLTQEQISP; from the coding sequence ATGAATGACCAACCATTTTTCGCATCATTAATAGAAAGCTATTTCATTGCATTGGGTGTTGTTATTGGCGGATCCATCATTGGCGGATTGGCTGCCTTTCTAACAGGAAAGCCTCCTTTAACTGAAGTAATAAGGATATCTAATATCATTCGGATTTGGGCCATCATTGCTGCAATCGGAGGGACATTTGATACTGTTTACAGCTTCGAGAAAGGATTCTTAGATGGGCAAACTAAGGATTTATTTAAGCAATTTCTACTAATCCTCTCTGCTCTTGGAGGTGCCCAAACTGCCGCTATGCTCATTAATTGGCTCACTCAGGAGCAGATTTCACCATGA
- the ytrI gene encoding sporulation membrane protein YtrI codes for MRIPPYYRRPSWQRFLAGAAIGGIISWTVFLFIFGEWQEKYSHLINKQAEEIYDLKEDKKIWQEEFKELNKKNRDKLTVQEIKIKIRNSEKYKLDSYSVFEIEHQIQEDINMMRAKDIETVDKSSDLIEKIIENKVFKVNDKRYSLDVKKMVIYTTLSIQLEIKLE; via the coding sequence ATGAGGATTCCTCCATATTACCGTCGGCCTTCCTGGCAGCGATTTTTAGCTGGAGCCGCTATCGGAGGGATTATCAGCTGGACTGTTTTTTTGTTTATTTTCGGTGAATGGCAGGAGAAATATAGCCACCTGATCAATAAGCAAGCTGAAGAAATATATGATCTTAAAGAAGATAAAAAAATTTGGCAGGAAGAATTTAAAGAGCTTAATAAAAAGAATCGTGACAAGTTAACCGTTCAAGAAATAAAAATTAAGATTAGAAACAGTGAGAAATATAAATTGGACTCCTACAGCGTTTTTGAAATTGAACATCAAATTCAAGAAGACATCAACATGATGAGGGCTAAAGATATTGAAACTGTTGATAAAAGCAGTGATTTAATAGAAAAGATAATCGAGAATAAGGTCTTTAAGGTAAATGATAAACGTTACAGTCTTGATGTAAAAAAAATGGTCATTTATACAACTTTATCGATTCAATTAGAAATTAAATTAGAGTAG
- a CDS encoding DHH family phosphoesterase, with the protein MKEHILEVIKEYETIIIHRHVRPDPDAYGSQGGLAEILKVSFPEKNIYTVGKEEETLHYLRRLDQIPNEAYKGALVIVCDTANAERICDDRYHLGDKLIKIDHHPNVDPYGDIMWVDTHASSVSEMIYEFYLAGKDRGLKMSNEAARLLFAGIVGDTGRFLFPSTSEKTFAYAGELIHYDFSRTELFDKMYELSPNVIKLNGYVLQNFETKENGAVAMVLRKELLEEFQVSASEASLLVGTLGNIKGIKAWVFFIEEEDQIRVRLRSKGPIINEIARKYQGGGHPLAAGASIYSWDDMGLVIKDLEEACKK; encoded by the coding sequence ATGAAAGAACATATTTTAGAAGTGATAAAAGAATATGAAACAATTATTATTCATAGACATGTGCGGCCAGATCCAGATGCTTATGGCTCTCAAGGAGGGCTAGCCGAAATCCTTAAAGTATCATTTCCGGAAAAAAATATATACACGGTTGGGAAGGAGGAAGAAACATTACATTATCTTCGAAGACTTGATCAAATTCCCAATGAGGCTTATAAAGGGGCTTTAGTCATTGTTTGTGATACCGCAAATGCTGAAAGGATATGTGATGATCGCTATCATCTAGGTGATAAGTTAATAAAAATTGACCATCATCCAAATGTAGATCCATATGGGGATATAATGTGGGTTGATACGCATGCAAGCTCCGTCAGCGAAATGATATATGAATTTTATCTAGCTGGAAAAGATAGAGGTTTAAAAATGTCAAATGAAGCAGCCAGACTATTATTTGCAGGAATTGTTGGGGATACAGGCAGATTCCTTTTTCCAAGCACGTCAGAAAAAACATTTGCTTATGCTGGAGAGCTTATTCATTATGATTTTTCTCGTACTGAGCTCTTTGACAAAATGTATGAGCTATCACCGAATGTTATTAAATTAAATGGCTATGTTCTCCAAAACTTTGAAACGAAAGAAAACGGTGCCGTAGCAATGGTTTTAAGGAAGGAATTATTAGAGGAATTTCAGGTTAGTGCATCGGAAGCATCCCTTCTTGTCGGAACTTTAGGAAATATTAAAGGGATTAAAGCTTGGGTTTTCTTTATTGAAGAAGAAGATCAGATAAGGGTTAGACTCCGCTCTAAAGGCCCAATTATCAATGAAATTGCTAGAAAATATCAAGGCGGCGGCCATCCGCTAGCTGCAGGAGCATCCATCTATTCTTGGGATGACATGGGATTAGTCATAAAGGATTTAGAAGAAGCTTGTAAAAAATAA
- a CDS encoding YtpI family protein, with protein sequence MPVLVILITISLSFYLYYKVKYVRCKRRPAERKWISSKSSIALGIFVALFGINQLFLNGDAITYIVAGIFILLGSFSIFGGIKSYKYYLPLAAQEAKE encoded by the coding sequence ATGCCAGTGTTAGTTATTTTAATCACGATTTCACTTTCATTTTATCTATACTACAAAGTAAAATATGTACGCTGTAAACGACGTCCTGCAGAAAGAAAATGGATTTCTTCTAAATCCAGCATTGCTCTAGGAATTTTTGTAGCCCTTTTTGGCATTAATCAGCTATTTTTAAATGGTGACGCTATTACTTATATAGTAGCTGGGATTTTTATCCTTTTAGGAAGCTTTTCAATATTTGGAGGCATCAAAAGCTATAAATATTATTTACCGCTTGCAGCACAAGAAGCTAAAGAGTAA